The following proteins are co-located in the Corynebacterium kalinowskii genome:
- a CDS encoding trehalose synthase produces the protein MYESIANQRFFRSKQAGITELKQLATADVGNATWALVDVDGDLYQLILSGQQDVLDSPEVLAHIQECFDREEAFGLGELEVLSRPVIPAEPQVSVSTAEQSNSSLIFRGEKPAIAKLFRMLEPGINPDVELLTGLAGQKCSYVPALRAYSTVEWDGETYVTAMVQDFAEGCEEGWARATATAEPFTEDAAMIGEALRHIHHDLAQAFGSDVVPAAQVIDGLKRRMESLICQAEVLEEFRPAITAVYEEASAGETTIQRIHGDAHLGQILRSSDRYLFIDFEGEPARPLSERRGKFSPLQDVAGLVRSFDYAAHFGGRIADPETWAKESTDVFLAAYRAQDSALLRALILDKALYEVVYEANNRPDWLHIPLEAVKRLVG, from the coding sequence ATGTACGAAAGCATCGCTAACCAGCGGTTCTTCCGCTCCAAGCAAGCTGGAATCACCGAACTGAAACAACTAGCCACCGCCGACGTGGGTAACGCCACCTGGGCGCTTGTCGACGTCGATGGCGACCTCTACCAGCTGATCCTGTCCGGGCAACAGGATGTCTTAGATTCCCCAGAGGTGCTCGCCCACATCCAGGAGTGCTTCGATCGCGAGGAAGCTTTTGGACTGGGCGAGCTCGAAGTTCTGTCGCGACCGGTGATCCCCGCCGAGCCCCAAGTATCGGTGTCGACCGCTGAACAATCCAATTCTTCGTTGATTTTCCGAGGTGAGAAGCCTGCGATCGCGAAGCTGTTTCGCATGCTGGAACCGGGGATCAACCCGGATGTGGAGCTGCTCACGGGACTGGCTGGGCAAAAGTGCTCGTACGTTCCGGCGCTGCGCGCCTACTCCACTGTGGAGTGGGACGGCGAAACCTACGTGACCGCCATGGTCCAAGATTTCGCGGAAGGCTGCGAAGAAGGGTGGGCGCGAGCCACCGCCACCGCTGAGCCGTTTACCGAGGATGCGGCCATGATCGGCGAAGCGCTGCGCCACATCCACCACGATCTGGCGCAAGCCTTCGGCTCGGATGTCGTGCCAGCAGCGCAGGTCATCGATGGTCTCAAACGACGCATGGAATCCCTCATCTGCCAGGCTGAAGTGTTGGAAGAGTTCCGCCCTGCCATCACCGCAGTCTACGAGGAAGCCAGCGCAGGCGAGACAACCATCCAGCGTATTCACGGCGATGCTCACCTGGGACAAATCCTGCGAAGTTCCGACCGCTACTTGTTCATCGATTTCGAGGGCGAACCAGCCCGGCCACTCAGCGAGCGTCGGGGCAAGTTCTCCCCGCTCCAAGACGTGGCTGGTCTGGTGCGCTCCTTCGACTACGCCGCGCACTTCGGTGGCAGGATCGCCGACCCAGAAACGTGGGCGAAAGAATCCACCGACGTCTTTCTCGCAGCATACCGAGCCCAAGACAGCGCCCTGCTCCGCGCTCTCATCCTGGACAAGGCCCTCTATGAAGTGGTGTACGAAGCCAACAATCGCCCCGACTGGCTCCACATCCCGCTGGAGGCAGTCAAGCGCCTAGTGGGCTAA
- a CDS encoding phytoene/squalene synthase family protein: MTHRATPLEKFNRMAVRSASTVIACYSTSFSLASTLLGPETRTHIRNLYAVVRIADEIVDGVAAEAGLSGEDIAEVLNRFEADTCTAIEKQFSPNPALHAFAKTARTCRIDPEHLRAFFASMRADLTPGVHTPSSREEYVFGSAEVIGLMCLSIFTFKQPLNDRAQGTCSVAARHLGKAFQLINFLRDYHTDDTALGRHYLDLTEASKAELIAEIREDLKIALLGIPVLPLTARSGVYASYLLFQDLTDRLEAATLAEIQAERVRVPAARKSYLAARAVALAPRMKEN; this comes from the coding sequence ATGACACATCGCGCGACTCCACTCGAGAAATTCAACCGGATGGCTGTCCGCTCGGCGAGTACCGTGATCGCTTGCTATTCCACCAGTTTTTCGCTGGCCAGCACGCTGCTCGGCCCTGAAACACGCACCCACATCCGCAATCTGTACGCGGTGGTGCGGATCGCGGATGAAATCGTCGATGGCGTGGCCGCTGAAGCGGGGCTGAGCGGCGAGGACATCGCGGAGGTTTTGAACCGTTTTGAGGCAGACACCTGCACTGCGATAGAAAAGCAGTTCTCGCCGAATCCCGCGCTCCACGCCTTTGCTAAGACAGCACGCACCTGTCGGATTGATCCCGAGCACCTGCGAGCTTTCTTCGCATCGATGCGCGCCGATCTCACCCCTGGTGTGCACACGCCGTCGTCCCGTGAGGAATACGTCTTTGGTTCCGCCGAAGTCATTGGCCTGATGTGCCTGAGCATTTTCACCTTCAAGCAGCCACTAAATGACCGGGCGCAAGGCACGTGCTCGGTCGCGGCGCGGCACCTGGGCAAGGCGTTTCAGCTCATCAATTTCCTGCGCGACTATCACACCGACGATACCGCGCTCGGTCGGCACTACCTTGATCTCACCGAAGCATCCAAGGCGGAGCTCATCGCGGAGATCCGGGAGGATTTGAAGATCGCGCTGCTCGGCATCCCTGTGCTGCCGCTTACCGCCCGCTCTGGCGTTTACGCCTCGTACTTGCTTTTCCAAGACCTCACCGACCGCCTCGAAGCGGCAACGCTTGCCGAGATTCAAGCCGAGCGCGTCCGCGTCCCCGCCGCCCGCAAGTCCTACCTGGCCGCCCGCGCAGTGGCCCTCGCACCTCGAATGAAGGAGAACTGA
- the crtI gene encoding phytoene desaturase family protein, with protein sequence MHAVIIGGGIAGLATAALLADAGATVTLIEKNSQLGGRAGKLEVAGFTFDTGPSWYLMPEAFDRFFASLGTSTAEQLDLVDLSPAYRVFPEDLPAFDITTGQVPELFESFEPGAGAKTVKYLEKASFTYRVAVDTFLYTTFSSLAPFLTKPVLGNIALLTQLLTLNLHQWVARDFADQRIRQVLEYPAVFLSSAPKRTPAMYHLLSHTDLVEGVRYPMGGFSELISAIARLARDKGAETHTDCEAVSITTSGKQVTGVRVREGAQLRHLPADVVVSAADLEHTESLLPSALRTVKWKRKDPGISCIVALLGVRGDLPELTHHQLLLSNDWDVDFDAIASGELGSYSRSIYVCKASATDPGCAPEGHSNVFVLIPVPAREDYGYGGDPRVEQIIDEVVALIDDRTGTTIADNIVARRSIGPSDFHADFHAWRGNAIGLAHTLQQSAFLRGSNSSAKVDGLLFAGATTVPGVGLPMCLISAENVLTRLREQGLIG encoded by the coding sequence ATGCACGCCGTCATCATCGGTGGTGGCATCGCTGGCCTTGCCACCGCGGCATTGCTTGCCGACGCCGGAGCTACCGTCACACTCATCGAAAAGAACTCCCAGCTCGGCGGCCGCGCTGGAAAGCTCGAGGTAGCTGGTTTTACTTTTGACACGGGTCCCAGCTGGTATCTCATGCCGGAGGCCTTCGATCGTTTCTTCGCCAGCCTTGGCACCAGCACTGCGGAGCAGCTTGATCTGGTGGATCTCTCCCCTGCTTACCGGGTTTTCCCCGAAGATCTCCCAGCTTTTGATATCACGACCGGCCAGGTTCCCGAGTTGTTCGAATCCTTCGAACCAGGTGCCGGGGCCAAGACAGTTAAGTACCTGGAAAAGGCATCATTTACGTACCGGGTGGCCGTGGATACATTTTTGTACACCACGTTCAGCTCGCTCGCCCCGTTCTTGACCAAGCCAGTACTAGGTAACATCGCCCTGCTCACCCAGCTTCTGACCCTCAATTTGCACCAGTGGGTCGCACGGGATTTTGCAGATCAGCGGATCCGTCAAGTGCTGGAGTACCCAGCGGTATTCCTCTCCAGCGCGCCGAAGCGCACCCCGGCGATGTATCACTTGTTGTCGCACACGGACCTCGTGGAGGGCGTGCGCTACCCGATGGGTGGCTTCTCCGAACTTATTTCCGCGATCGCTCGACTGGCCCGAGACAAGGGGGCCGAGACTCACACCGACTGCGAGGCGGTCAGCATCACAACCTCGGGTAAGCAGGTCACCGGCGTGCGCGTGCGCGAGGGTGCGCAGCTGCGCCATCTTCCCGCTGATGTCGTCGTTTCCGCGGCAGATCTCGAGCACACTGAATCGCTCTTGCCCTCGGCCCTTCGCACAGTGAAATGGAAGCGCAAAGATCCCGGCATTAGCTGCATCGTCGCGCTGCTCGGTGTGCGGGGAGATTTGCCTGAACTCACCCACCACCAATTGCTCCTCAGCAACGACTGGGATGTTGACTTCGATGCCATCGCATCCGGCGAGCTCGGCTCCTATTCCCGATCCATCTACGTGTGTAAGGCCTCAGCGACCGATCCTGGTTGCGCGCCCGAAGGCCACTCCAATGTGTTCGTGCTCATCCCGGTACCGGCGCGCGAGGACTACGGTTACGGCGGCGATCCCCGCGTCGAGCAGATCATTGATGAGGTCGTTGCGCTTATCGACGACCGCACCGGAACAACCATCGCCGACAACATCGTCGCTCGTCGCAGCATTGGCCCAAGCGACTTCCACGCCGATTTCCACGCCTGGCGCGGCAATGCGATCGGCTTAGCCCACACGTTGCAGCAGTCGGCGTTTCTGCGCGGCAGCAACTCCTCAGCCAAAGTGGACGGATTATTGTTTGCCGGTGCGACCACGGTCCCCGGCGTGGGGTTGCCGATGTGCCTGATCAGCGCGGAGAACGTACTGACTCGGTTAAGGGAGCAAGGCCTTATAGGTTGA
- a CDS encoding ABC transporter ATP-binding protein, whose protein sequence is MRSLARILRTTSALWPFYVGVIVSSVVVAALSLVTPFVLRSATDTIVSAVSGEVTADSVTRTIIFLAVALFVAELANTTIHNIGGYIGDVMSARMRQILSTRYFAKLLSLPQGYFDNQVTGTIIARLDRSITSITQFLQSFSNNFFPMLITTVAVLGITGWYYWPLALLLAVIFPLYMWLTTLTSKKWQRIEGTKNKDIDAAGGRFAEVVGQVKVVKSFVSELRELGSFGRRYGNTVTLTREQSRYWHFMDFARGGAMNFIFFGIYLLLFYRTLHGFFSLGDLVLLLQLINMAKQPVFMMSFLVDSAQRAVAGSKDYFEVMEQLPEHTANHQLIEAASTSDTPELHPEQATPLRPVPDKPVIAFEGVSFGYTDEQVIHDVTFAAQAGERIALVGESGGGKSTLVNLLLGLYRPSAGRMLVCGRDVDELDNATLRSSVGVVFQEAALFSGTVRENIAYGRPGATEEEIIAAAKRANAHGFITKFTDGYDTVIGERGLRLSGGQKQRVAVARAILKDAPVLVLDEATSALDTKAEQAVQKGLDELMVGRTTMIIAHRLSTIATVDKIITLVDGHVDEIGSPAELATTGGVYAELLELTSNNSVENRRKLQKFGLES, encoded by the coding sequence GTGCGATCTTTAGCTCGAATTTTGCGAACCACCTCCGCTCTGTGGCCATTTTATGTGGGCGTGATCGTCTCCTCGGTAGTGGTCGCAGCGCTTTCTCTCGTTACTCCATTTGTTCTACGCAGCGCAACGGACACGATCGTCTCCGCAGTCAGCGGTGAGGTCACCGCAGATAGTGTGACCCGGACCATCATCTTCCTTGCGGTTGCCTTGTTCGTCGCCGAGCTTGCCAACACGACGATTCACAACATCGGCGGTTACATCGGCGATGTCATGTCCGCTCGCATGCGACAAATCCTGTCAACGCGCTACTTTGCCAAGCTACTCAGCCTGCCCCAGGGCTATTTCGACAACCAGGTCACCGGCACGATCATTGCTCGCCTCGACCGATCGATCACCTCGATTACGCAGTTCCTGCAGTCGTTCTCGAACAACTTTTTCCCTATGCTCATCACCACAGTTGCGGTGCTGGGAATTACCGGCTGGTACTACTGGCCACTTGCGTTGCTCCTGGCAGTGATCTTCCCGCTGTACATGTGGCTGACCACCCTGACTTCTAAGAAGTGGCAGCGGATTGAGGGCACGAAGAACAAAGATATTGATGCTGCAGGCGGACGCTTCGCAGAGGTGGTGGGCCAGGTCAAGGTGGTCAAGTCCTTCGTTTCGGAGCTGCGCGAGTTGGGCAGCTTTGGACGTCGATACGGCAATACCGTCACCCTCACCCGCGAGCAGTCCCGTTACTGGCACTTCATGGACTTTGCGCGTGGCGGGGCCATGAACTTCATCTTTTTCGGTATTTACCTCTTGCTGTTCTATCGCACCTTGCACGGCTTCTTCTCGCTCGGCGACCTGGTTCTGCTCCTACAGCTGATTAATATGGCCAAGCAGCCAGTGTTCATGATGAGTTTCCTGGTGGATTCGGCGCAGCGCGCGGTGGCCGGTTCCAAGGATTACTTCGAAGTCATGGAGCAGCTGCCGGAACATACCGCGAACCACCAGCTCATTGAGGCTGCCAGCACATCGGATACTCCGGAATTGCATCCGGAGCAGGCGACTCCGCTGCGCCCGGTCCCGGATAAGCCGGTCATCGCTTTCGAGGGCGTGAGCTTCGGATACACCGACGAACAGGTCATTCACGATGTCACCTTCGCCGCGCAGGCGGGCGAGCGCATTGCGCTCGTCGGTGAGTCTGGCGGCGGTAAATCGACCCTGGTCAATTTGCTGCTCGGACTCTATCGGCCGAGCGCCGGCCGAATGCTTGTGTGCGGCCGAGATGTGGACGAGCTGGACAATGCAACGCTCCGATCCTCTGTGGGCGTGGTGTTCCAGGAGGCGGCCTTGTTCTCGGGTACGGTGCGCGAGAACATCGCTTATGGCCGTCCCGGAGCGACGGAAGAAGAGATCATCGCCGCAGCCAAGCGCGCGAATGCCCACGGCTTCATCACCAAGTTCACCGACGGCTATGACACGGTGATCGGCGAGCGTGGCCTGCGTCTGTCCGGTGGACAGAAGCAGCGTGTCGCCGTGGCCCGCGCGATCTTGAAGGACGCCCCGGTGTTGGTACTCGATGAGGCCACCTCGGCCCTGGATACCAAGGCTGAGCAGGCCGTACAGAAGGGTCTGGACGAGCTGATGGTGGGCCGCACCACCATGATCATCGCGCACCGCCTCTCGACCATCGCGACCGTAGACAAGATCATCACGCTTGTCGACGGCCACGTCGACGAAATCGGATCCCCTGCCGAACTCGCGACCACCGGTGGCGTTTATGCGGAGCTTTTGGAACTAACGTCGAACAAT
- the idi gene encoding isopentenyl-diphosphate Delta-isomerase: MTVSPELVVLVAQDGTPTGTAPKASVHTTDTPLHLAFSCYVRNSEGHLLITRRSLHKLTWPGIWTNSMCGHPAPGESFEDAIQRRATTELGLPAGSLIDVRPVLPDFSYRATDSSGIVEWEICPVFQAKLAPGSEVAPFDREVDSYEWVDPAALISAVQSAPFAFSPWMVEQLSHEQLRAALLG; this comes from the coding sequence ATGACTGTGAGCCCTGAATTGGTTGTCCTCGTTGCTCAGGACGGAACGCCGACCGGGACGGCGCCAAAAGCTTCCGTGCACACGACCGACACCCCACTTCACTTGGCCTTTTCTTGCTACGTTCGCAACAGTGAAGGGCACCTGCTGATCACCCGGCGCTCACTCCACAAGCTCACCTGGCCGGGCATTTGGACGAACTCCATGTGTGGACACCCCGCCCCAGGCGAGAGCTTTGAAGACGCCATTCAGCGCCGCGCCACCACCGAGCTCGGCCTGCCAGCGGGCTCGCTTATCGACGTCCGCCCCGTCCTTCCCGACTTCTCCTACCGGGCCACCGATTCCTCCGGCATCGTCGAATGGGAAATTTGCCCGGTGTTCCAGGCGAAACTCGCGCCGGGTAGTGAGGTGGCTCCGTTTGATCGCGAGGTGGATTCCTACGAGTGGGTAGATCCGGCGGCGTTGATTTCGGCAGTCCAGAGCGCTCCGTTTGCGTTCAGTCCGTGGATGGTAGAGCAACTATCGCACGAGCAGCTGCGCGCAGCGCTCCTGGGTTAG